Proteins from a single region of Segatella copri:
- a CDS encoding IS256 family transposase, with translation MDNLEIDYKKAAQQLRSGEALFGKDGALAPLLERILNSALEGEMDAHLSEEERSSGNRRNGKMSKKVQTKYGEVTIETPRDRDGTFQPETVKKRETILANGMADQIIEMYAMGTSTRDISSYFEREFNTTLSADTISSITDRVLPEITAWKSRMLDPVYAICWLDAIHYKVKDENGRAVTRAIYNILGINKEGQKELLGMYVSKSEGANFWLEVLTDLQNRGVRDILICCIDGLKGFPDAIQSVFPESSVQLCIVHQIRNSIKYVGSKHQKEFIKDLRTVYGAVNKDSAAANLDLLESKWGEMYPIVIKSWRDNWERLTEYFQYTPAIRKLIYTTNTVEGYHRQVRKVTKTKGVFPTDNSLEKLVYLAYRNIRKKWTMSLANWGQISQQLAIKFGDRFKIM, from the coding sequence ATGGACAACTTAGAAATTGATTACAAGAAAGCAGCTCAGCAGTTGCGTAGTGGTGAAGCCTTATTTGGCAAGGACGGAGCATTAGCTCCATTGTTAGAGCGTATTCTCAACTCAGCTCTCGAAGGTGAGATGGACGCTCATTTAAGTGAAGAGGAACGCTCTTCCGGCAATCGTCGTAATGGTAAGATGAGTAAGAAGGTTCAAACAAAATATGGTGAGGTCACTATAGAGACTCCTCGTGACCGAGACGGAACTTTCCAACCTGAGACCGTAAAGAAGCGTGAGACTATTCTTGCCAATGGCATGGCAGACCAGATTATTGAGATGTACGCCATGGGCACCAGCACACGTGACATCAGCAGCTACTTTGAGCGTGAGTTCAACACAACTCTATCAGCCGATACTATCAGCTCTATAACAGACCGTGTATTACCCGAAATCACCGCCTGGAAGTCTCGCATGCTCGATCCTGTATATGCCATTTGCTGGCTTGATGCTATCCATTATAAGGTAAAGGATGAGAATGGCAGAGCTGTCACACGAGCCATTTACAACATTCTTGGCATCAACAAGGAAGGCCAAAAAGAACTGTTAGGTATGTATGTGTCTAAGAGTGAAGGAGCTAACTTCTGGCTAGAAGTTCTTACGGATCTTCAGAACCGTGGTGTTCGAGACATCTTGATTTGTTGTATTGATGGTCTCAAAGGCTTCCCGGATGCCATCCAAAGCGTATTTCCTGAGAGTTCTGTGCAGCTCTGTATTGTCCATCAGATACGCAATTCTATCAAGTATGTTGGCAGTAAGCATCAAAAGGAGTTTATCAAGGATTTAAGAACAGTATATGGTGCAGTAAACAAAGACTCCGCTGCTGCTAATTTAGACCTGTTAGAGTCTAAGTGGGGAGAGATGTACCCAATTGTCATCAAGTCATGGCGTGACAATTGGGAACGTCTGACAGAGTATTTCCAATATACTCCAGCCATCCGTAAACTCATTTATACGACCAATACGGTTGAGGGGTATCACAGACAGGTAAGAAAGGTCACAAAGACTAAAGGGGTCTTTCCTACGGATAATTCTTTGGAGAAGCTTGTGTACTTAGCTTACCGCAACATCCGTAAGAAATGGACTATGTCACTGGCAAATTGGGGACAAATTTCTCAACAATTGGCAATAAAATTTGGAGATAGATTTAAAATTATGTAA
- a CDS encoding DUF5686 and carboxypeptidase-like regulatory domain-containing protein, translating into MKGIKKLYFTVILLMISTLQMMAQQKITGRVIDDDGFAVPYASVQYKGHKIAVSSNGEGKFTIDKKPGLMLTVSALSYKSTSVKVDEKTNFLEIKLKDDTHKLTEVVVKSKKGRYKRKDNPAVELMRRVIAAKKKSDLSNHDYVQYDKYQKITLALNDLKKEQLESKFFQRRQYLLDQVETSPYNGKLTLPVSIDETVSQHIYRKDPKTEKDIIKGQQSNGIGQVIQTGEILNTALKEVFTDVDIYDDYVRLLQYPFPSPIGRTAISFYHYYIEDTVYVERDLCYHLQFIPANSQDFGFRGELYVLADSSLHVKKCNLYMPHNSDVNWVTDMKIEQEYTKLDNGEWVLSKDDMIAELHVNKLLQDLLVVRNTRITDYAFDALPKQLFKGKAKIRHDMDAMNRDEAYWNKYRQVGLTKSESSMDSFIHRMENSKGFKYIIFGVRALMENYVEVAHTKGKKVTVKDSLGVERDSIINDRRSLFDLGPINTFLSNNYVDGVRLRLAGRTMAALNPHFFWDGYGAYGLKSNKWYYGHVLTYSFNKKKNSPFEFPMRKLTFELGHDITSPSDDNLLHNKDNFFMTLRATTQDQMYQYHRQKVTFTYETDWGFRFDTSLRWQSNRTVGNLHYYRVSNGEEIRKIRTTEASVGLDYNPGVTYVNTKQQRLPINLDSPEISLRHTMGLDGFMGGQYQSNLTTLGIYKRQWLGSFGYMDFNIVGKAQWSKVPFTMLIQPPVNLSIFEQEATISMMKDWEFLSDRQLFWSVAWDMNGKLLNRIPLIKKLKWREYVAIKGVWGDLTSKNDPGKNLNDEKLFKFPTNSYTFGKTPYWEFVAGVHNIFKFFGIDYVRRLNYYDHANISKWGIRMGFLMSF; encoded by the coding sequence ATGAAAGGTATTAAAAAGTTATATTTTACAGTCATCCTTCTGATGATTTCTACGCTTCAGATGATGGCTCAGCAGAAGATAACAGGCCGTGTCATCGATGACGACGGTTTTGCCGTACCGTATGCAAGCGTGCAATACAAAGGACATAAAATCGCGGTTTCCAGCAACGGAGAAGGTAAGTTTACCATTGATAAGAAGCCGGGACTCATGCTCACCGTAAGCGCACTGAGCTACAAGAGCACATCGGTGAAGGTTGACGAAAAGACCAACTTTCTGGAAATCAAACTGAAAGACGATACGCACAAACTTACCGAAGTGGTGGTGAAATCGAAAAAAGGCCGCTACAAGCGTAAGGATAATCCTGCCGTAGAACTGATGCGGCGCGTGATTGCTGCCAAGAAAAAGAGCGATCTGAGCAACCACGACTATGTGCAATATGATAAGTATCAGAAGATTACACTCGCGCTCAACGACCTGAAGAAAGAACAGCTCGAGAGCAAGTTCTTCCAGCGCCGCCAGTATCTCCTCGACCAGGTAGAAACCTCTCCGTACAACGGAAAGCTCACCCTGCCTGTCAGCATCGACGAGACTGTTTCACAGCATATTTACCGCAAAGATCCGAAGACCGAAAAGGACATCATCAAGGGTCAGCAGAGCAATGGAATCGGACAGGTAATCCAGACTGGAGAGATTCTCAACACCGCCCTGAAAGAGGTGTTCACCGATGTGGACATCTACGATGATTACGTGCGCCTGCTGCAGTATCCCTTCCCGTCTCCTATCGGTAGAACAGCCATCAGCTTCTACCATTATTACATCGAAGATACGGTGTATGTGGAAAGAGACCTGTGCTACCATCTGCAGTTTATCCCAGCCAACAGCCAGGACTTCGGATTCCGAGGCGAACTCTATGTGCTTGCCGACAGCAGCCTGCACGTGAAGAAATGTAACCTCTACATGCCTCACAACAGCGATGTAAACTGGGTTACTGACATGAAGATTGAACAGGAGTACACCAAGCTCGACAACGGCGAGTGGGTACTCTCTAAAGACGATATGATAGCCGAACTGCACGTCAACAAGCTCCTTCAAGACCTGCTGGTGGTGCGAAACACGCGAATCACCGATTATGCCTTCGATGCCTTGCCGAAGCAGCTCTTCAAGGGCAAGGCGAAGATCAGGCACGATATGGACGCGATGAACCGCGATGAGGCTTACTGGAACAAATACCGGCAGGTGGGCCTCACGAAGAGCGAATCGTCGATGGACAGCTTTATCCACCGCATGGAGAACTCCAAGGGATTCAAATACATCATCTTCGGTGTGAGAGCCCTGATGGAGAACTATGTGGAAGTGGCTCATACCAAGGGTAAAAAGGTAACGGTGAAAGACAGTCTGGGCGTTGAAAGAGACAGCATCATCAACGACCGCCGCAGTCTCTTCGACCTCGGACCTATCAACACGTTCCTCTCCAACAACTACGTAGACGGTGTGCGCCTGCGCCTGGCGGGCAGAACGATGGCAGCCCTCAACCCACACTTCTTCTGGGATGGTTACGGCGCCTATGGTCTGAAGAGCAACAAGTGGTATTACGGCCATGTGCTCACCTATTCGTTCAACAAGAAGAAGAACAGTCCGTTCGAGTTCCCGATGCGCAAGCTTACCTTCGAACTGGGGCATGATATTACATCTCCATCCGATGATAACCTGCTGCACAACAAGGACAACTTCTTCATGACCCTCCGTGCCACTACGCAGGACCAGATGTATCAGTATCACCGCCAGAAGGTGACCTTCACCTACGAAACCGACTGGGGTTTCCGCTTCGACACCAGCCTCCGCTGGCAGAGCAACCGCACCGTGGGCAATCTCCACTACTACAGGGTGAGCAACGGTGAGGAAATACGCAAGATACGCACCACAGAGGCGAGTGTAGGCTTAGATTACAACCCAGGTGTCACCTATGTCAACACCAAGCAGCAGCGCCTGCCTATCAACCTCGACAGTCCTGAGATCTCGCTTCGCCACACCATGGGCTTAGACGGATTCATGGGCGGCCAGTATCAGAGCAACCTCACCACGCTGGGCATTTACAAGCGCCAGTGGCTGGGAAGCTTCGGTTATATGGATTTCAACATCGTGGGCAAGGCGCAGTGGAGCAAAGTGCCTTTCACCATGCTCATCCAGCCACCGGTCAACCTCTCTATCTTTGAGCAGGAGGCAACCATCAGCATGATGAAGGACTGGGAGTTCCTGAGCGACCGCCAGCTGTTCTGGTCAGTAGCCTGGGATATGAACGGCAAGCTGCTCAACCGCATTCCGCTCATCAAGAAGCTGAAGTGGCGTGAATATGTAGCCATCAAGGGTGTTTGGGGCGATTTGACCAGCAAGAACGACCCGGGCAAGAACCTCAATGATGAGAAGCTCTTCAAATTCCCTACCAACTCCTATACCTTTGGCAAGACGCCATACTGGGAGTTTGTAGCCGGCGTGCACAACATCTTCAAGTTCTTCGGAATCGATTATGTTCGCCGCCTCAACTATTATGACCATGCAAACATCTCAAAATGGGGCATCCGTATGGGCTTCCTCATGTCATTCTAA
- a CDS encoding TonB-dependent receptor plug domain-containing protein — MKLIICVLLFVLNSSNVCLGQDSIRIDTVKSVTLNEVVVKAKKHNLYSDVYYINPDIRKGTMSVYDLLAKLPGVDYNKLANAISVYSDAKVIIEVNGVPASKDYLQALAPTDVAKIEVVRLPSARYKILGYHYTIRIALKDDYKGSAIAFNNFTIVSPENGNNIIANEQPNMRYLYSNKNIDFNAGYGMATIHWNYPVAYSKQYAGVVTQKIFDTFEDEPNEHKGNVTHNVAANLNWRIGKKQQIAVSGNYEWNSNFDEQKYTGTQWLSTGKIASIDEQNAESLKSSDIKSYVIYKNSMLDKLNVYASLGVEYLSGKQRNTFLENGLLTSSLYSKNSKRYIHGEFDAKSQMTDALSFNFGYIGSFCKYEVSDAEQWLSLLENANNHQVFYTYFDYKMSERLLAHLGTGLGYVSQTGMETNWKKWILLPQVSVSFVPNDNMQLSLDYQTTVAAPKLYQLSTNKTSVDTWLKSQGNPSLKASTSHSFSIMGTFWDKLQVGGLYEYEHNSIEQLYNKETDNTYVQTFANANKKGFGLWVSYSWDILKNLTWENTISGQILKVYLDRLNNKCSNLSYLSTLSWWSDKMRTNFSLEYRHQMIKNPLLDGWEHYGQDLWQAAVNKMFWKNRVSVSLMYIPPFRFGIRREQKSVISTDFMDIQKRQSMRTYDNTLLLRVRFRLDNRKKTHRNEYKELFMNENKKGKGLL; from the coding sequence ATGAAGTTGATAATATGTGTTCTTCTTTTTGTCCTGAATAGCAGCAATGTTTGTTTGGGACAAGATTCTATAAGAATAGACACTGTTAAGTCTGTCACTCTCAACGAGGTTGTGGTAAAAGCTAAGAAGCATAATCTGTATTCGGATGTCTATTATATAAATCCAGATATTCGAAAGGGAACTATGTCTGTGTATGACTTGTTGGCGAAATTACCAGGTGTAGATTACAATAAATTGGCTAATGCTATATCTGTTTATTCGGATGCAAAAGTAATAATTGAAGTGAATGGTGTGCCTGCTTCCAAGGACTATCTCCAGGCATTGGCTCCTACGGATGTGGCAAAAATAGAAGTAGTAAGGCTTCCTTCGGCTAGATATAAGATATTAGGCTATCATTACACAATTCGCATAGCTTTGAAAGATGATTATAAGGGAAGTGCTATTGCATTTAATAATTTTACTATTGTGTCTCCGGAAAATGGTAACAATATTATCGCTAATGAACAACCTAATATGAGATATCTATATTCAAACAAGAATATAGATTTCAATGCAGGGTACGGTATGGCGACAATTCATTGGAACTATCCTGTTGCATATTCAAAACAATATGCTGGTGTAGTAACTCAAAAAATATTTGATACTTTTGAGGATGAGCCGAATGAACACAAAGGTAATGTTACTCACAATGTAGCTGCTAATTTAAATTGGAGAATCGGTAAGAAACAACAAATAGCAGTAAGTGGTAATTATGAATGGAATTCAAATTTTGATGAGCAAAAATATACAGGTACTCAATGGCTATCTACGGGGAAAATTGCTTCTATTGATGAGCAAAATGCTGAAAGTTTGAAATCTTCAGACATAAAGTCTTATGTGATTTATAAAAATTCCATGCTTGATAAGTTGAATGTGTATGCATCTCTTGGTGTAGAGTATTTGTCTGGTAAACAAAGAAATACATTCTTGGAAAATGGATTGTTGACATCTTCGCTATATAGTAAGAATAGTAAGCGTTATATTCATGGAGAGTTTGATGCCAAAAGTCAGATGACAGATGCGTTATCCTTTAACTTTGGTTATATAGGCTCTTTTTGTAAGTATGAGGTAAGTGATGCAGAACAATGGTTGAGTCTTTTGGAAAATGCAAATAACCATCAAGTGTTCTATACTTATTTTGATTACAAGATGTCGGAAAGACTTTTAGCTCATTTGGGAACAGGCTTGGGATATGTCTCCCAAACAGGGATGGAAACAAATTGGAAGAAGTGGATACTTTTGCCTCAAGTGTCTGTATCTTTTGTTCCAAATGACAATATGCAACTTTCGTTAGATTATCAAACAACTGTTGCGGCTCCTAAGCTATATCAGTTGTCTACGAATAAGACATCTGTAGATACATGGTTGAAGTCACAGGGCAATCCTAGCCTAAAAGCTTCGACAAGTCATAGCTTTTCTATAATGGGGACGTTTTGGGACAAGCTACAAGTGGGTGGACTATATGAATATGAGCATAATAGTATTGAACAACTATATAATAAGGAAACGGATAATACCTATGTCCAAACCTTTGCTAATGCCAACAAGAAAGGATTTGGCTTATGGGTATCATATAGTTGGGATATCTTGAAAAATCTGACATGGGAAAATACGATAAGTGGACAGATTTTAAAGGTATATCTGGATAGGTTGAATAATAAATGCTCTAATTTGTCATATCTTAGTACTTTGAGTTGGTGGAGTGATAAAATGAGAACAAATTTTTCATTAGAATATAGACATCAGATGATAAAGAATCCGCTACTTGATGGATGGGAGCATTATGGACAGGATTTGTGGCAGGCTGCAGTAAATAAAATGTTTTGGAAAAACCGGGTAAGTGTGTCACTTATGTATATTCCACCATTTCGTTTTGGAATAAGGCGAGAGCAAAAGTCTGTGATTAGCACAGACTTTATGGATATACAAAAAAGACAATCTATGAGAACTTATGACAATACTTTGTTATTGCGTGTTCGCTTTCGTTTGGACAATAGAAAGAAAACTCATCGAAATGAATATAAGGAATTGTTTATGAATGAAAATAAAAAAGGTAAGGGACTTTTATAG
- a CDS encoding N-acetyltransferase has protein sequence MNDEIRIIPITTKKGLKTFIQFHYDLYRDHKFAIPFLRFDEMNTLDPKKNPAFEFCEAQYFLAVDSEARIVGRIAAIINHRANEEWNKKQVRFGWFDFVDNVAVSCALLRAVENWGKSRGMNECVGPLGFTDMDREGLLIEGFDRKSTMYINYNYPYYKTHLESYPLYEKDNDWLEYRIRIPEVTPAKFAKTAQMIESRYNLHVHKFTRRELTSGGMGRKVFEIVNETYKNLYDFQQLTEKQIDEYVNTYIKKADLNLVTGVVDGNAGNKLVAFGVSFPSFTDALREIGDGKLFPTGWLKVLKVLKWHKTDTVDLLLIGVLPEYRKKGANALIFADLIEQYRRYGFKWAEAMPQMETNTGVQSQWQYLESEQHRRHRCYKKKI, from the coding sequence ATGAATGATGAGATAAGAATCATACCGATAACGACTAAAAAAGGGCTGAAAACCTTCATTCAGTTTCATTATGATCTCTACAGAGACCATAAGTTTGCCATTCCCTTTTTGCGTTTCGACGAGATGAATACGCTGGACCCAAAGAAGAATCCTGCCTTCGAATTCTGCGAGGCACAATACTTTCTGGCGGTTGACAGCGAGGCTCGTATCGTAGGTAGAATTGCTGCCATTATCAACCATCGTGCCAACGAAGAGTGGAACAAGAAGCAGGTTCGCTTCGGCTGGTTCGATTTCGTGGATAATGTAGCGGTTTCCTGTGCCTTGTTGCGCGCAGTAGAAAACTGGGGCAAGAGCAGGGGAATGAACGAATGCGTAGGTCCGCTCGGATTTACGGATATGGACCGTGAAGGCTTGCTCATCGAGGGCTTCGACCGGAAGTCTACGATGTATATCAATTACAATTATCCTTATTACAAGACGCATCTGGAGAGTTATCCGCTCTATGAGAAGGATAACGACTGGCTGGAGTACCGCATCAGGATTCCGGAAGTGACGCCGGCTAAGTTTGCCAAGACTGCCCAGATGATAGAGAGCCGATATAATCTGCATGTTCATAAGTTCACCCGCCGGGAACTGACCTCGGGAGGAATGGGTAGGAAGGTGTTCGAAATAGTGAACGAAACTTATAAGAATCTCTATGATTTCCAGCAGCTTACGGAGAAGCAGATAGATGAATATGTAAATACTTATATCAAGAAGGCTGACTTGAACCTGGTAACGGGTGTGGTAGATGGCAACGCTGGCAACAAACTGGTAGCCTTCGGTGTTTCCTTCCCTTCGTTTACCGATGCGCTGCGCGAGATAGGCGATGGCAAGCTTTTCCCTACGGGTTGGCTAAAGGTGCTGAAGGTTCTGAAGTGGCACAAGACGGATACGGTAGATTTGCTCTTGATTGGTGTTCTTCCGGAATATCGCAAGAAGGGAGCCAATGCGCTTATTTTTGCCGATCTGATAGAGCAGTATCGCCGTTATGGCTTTAAATGGGCTGAGGCAATGCCGCAGATGGAGACCAATACCGGTGTTCAGAGCCAGTGGCAGTATCTGGAGAGCGAACAGCATCGCCGTCATCGCTGCTATAAGAAGAAGATTTAA
- a CDS encoding MATE family efflux transporter produces the protein MKKEKRDNYTFLTHAPVHHVIFTMAIPTIISMLSTSMYNLADTYFVGSINTQSVAAVGVAFAAMAVIQAIGFLFGHGAGNYVSRQLGAKHTEEAQKMAATGFVLSFLTGLLIAILGHLFLTPLCLLMGSTPTILPYTERYLGIILLGAPFMTTSLTLNNLMRFQGNAMYAMKGIMSGVLLNLILAPLLILYFQLGITGAAVATLISQCFGCAMLFWMTHKGENIRIRLSNFTPTRAFAKEIIFGGTPSLSRQGLGSIATLMLNVAAGAFGDAAIAGMSIVTRISFFTYAMVIGLGQGFQPLCGFCYGAKLYGRVKEAFFFCIKCGTVFLSVCALLGFIFSTSIISIFRDDAAVVAVGSVALRWQVLSFPLVASIVLTNMLMQTIRKPVRANIVAAARSGLFFIPLIFILPYFFGLLGVEMCQMWADCCSFAVAVPIAWSAFRDMRREQMELGKSH, from the coding sequence ATGAAGAAAGAGAAAAGAGACAACTATACGTTCCTCACTCATGCCCCTGTGCATCATGTGATTTTTACGATGGCCATACCAACGATTATCAGTATGCTGTCGACGAGCATGTACAATCTCGCCGACACCTATTTCGTGGGCAGCATCAACACGCAGAGTGTGGCAGCGGTAGGCGTTGCCTTTGCAGCAATGGCTGTTATCCAGGCGATTGGTTTCTTGTTTGGCCATGGTGCAGGCAATTATGTTTCGCGACAGTTGGGCGCCAAGCATACGGAAGAGGCACAGAAGATGGCAGCCACGGGCTTTGTGCTGAGTTTTCTTACCGGTCTCCTCATCGCCATTCTGGGTCATCTTTTCCTCACTCCGCTCTGCCTTCTGATGGGTTCTACGCCCACCATTCTTCCTTATACAGAGCGTTATCTGGGCATTATCCTGCTGGGTGCTCCCTTTATGACCACCTCGCTTACGCTGAATAACCTGATGCGCTTCCAGGGCAATGCGATGTATGCGATGAAGGGCATCATGTCGGGGGTGCTGCTCAATCTGATTCTGGCTCCTCTGCTCATTCTCTACTTCCAGTTGGGCATTACCGGAGCCGCCGTAGCCACCCTCATCAGCCAGTGTTTCGGCTGCGCCATGCTCTTCTGGATGACGCATAAAGGCGAGAACATCCGCATCCGTCTCAGCAATTTCACCCCTACCCGCGCCTTTGCCAAGGAGATTATCTTCGGCGGAACCCCTTCGCTGTCAAGACAGGGACTGGGAAGTATCGCTACGCTGATGCTCAATGTGGCAGCAGGTGCGTTTGGCGATGCAGCCATTGCAGGTATGAGCATCGTTACCCGCATCTCCTTCTTCACCTATGCGATGGTCATCGGTCTGGGTCAGGGATTCCAGCCGCTCTGCGGATTCTGCTACGGAGCCAAACTCTATGGGCGCGTAAAGGAAGCCTTCTTTTTCTGCATCAAATGCGGCACGGTTTTCCTCAGCGTCTGTGCCCTTCTCGGCTTCATCTTCTCAACTTCCATCATCAGCATCTTCCGCGATGATGCAGCGGTTGTAGCCGTAGGTTCGGTGGCTTTGCGATGGCAGGTGCTCAGTTTTCCGCTCGTAGCCAGCATCGTGCTCACCAACATGCTGATGCAGACCATCCGTAAACCGGTGAGAGCCAACATCGTAGCGGCAGCACGCAGCGGACTTTTCTTCATTCCGCTCATCTTCATCCTTCCCTATTTCTTCGGACTGCTGGGCGTGGAGATGTGTCAGATGTGGGCAGATTGCTGCTCGTTTGCCGTAGCGGTTCCGATAGCCTGGAGCGCTTTCAGGGATATGAGAAGAGAGCAGATGGAACTTGGGAAAAGCCACTAG
- a CDS encoding DUF5036 family protein, whose protein sequence is MKNVKMFVLLALSLCITLFATSCSEDETSQVSFPSLNMLDENHGKTLLGETGVYINGSMNFRSDSWQVVDLGISSSFPSKTMPNLDNLSNETSVLPNHRYACCNTENVLTFPSHKNAYEIGCKYYQFVVSSFLEKETGKIGAVVEYMSSWSNENELPQKDTNIGNLFGLDDQLSFDALGAEEYCFFGKSEDFAISLSNGHLKVALRKSPNELYGPYGKYSIYLRKGNVYTKVTFDVNL, encoded by the coding sequence ATGAAGAATGTAAAAATGTTTGTTTTGTTGGCATTGAGTTTGTGCATTACTCTGTTTGCTACAAGTTGCAGTGAAGATGAAACTTCACAGGTATCTTTTCCCTCACTGAATATGCTCGATGAGAATCATGGCAAGACCCTGTTAGGTGAAACGGGAGTTTATATAAACGGCTCGATGAATTTCCGGTCTGATAGTTGGCAAGTAGTTGATTTGGGAATCTCTTCAAGTTTCCCGAGTAAGACGATGCCAAATTTGGATAACTTGTCAAACGAAACAAGCGTATTGCCAAATCACCGGTATGCATGTTGTAATACCGAAAATGTTTTGACTTTTCCTTCTCATAAGAATGCATATGAGATAGGATGCAAATATTATCAGTTTGTGGTATCTTCTTTCTTAGAGAAAGAAACTGGCAAAATTGGCGCTGTCGTAGAATATATGTCGTCTTGGTCTAATGAAAATGAATTGCCTCAAAAAGATACTAACATAGGTAACTTGTTTGGACTAGACGACCAATTGTCGTTTGATGCTCTTGGTGCAGAAGAATATTGTTTTTTCGGAAAGAGTGAAGACTTTGCAATAAGTCTGTCTAATGGACATTTGAAAGTGGCTTTGCGTAAGTCTCCAAATGAACTCTATGGGCCTTATGGCAAATATTCGATATATCTACGCAAAGGCAATGTGTATACTAAAGTGACATTTGATGTCAATCTTTAG
- a CDS encoding response regulator transcription factor, translating into MKILLADKQDITRAGLSYVISKMEGLETRTVEDKADLLLALRENEDTVVILDYTLFDINDAAELLILNQRFPYTRWLLFSEDLSTDFVKILIASSTQFSVVLKECSLMELKEAIRFCVASNRFVCQRMMEVLLAPKQEEQEKINLTKTETEILKDIALGMTTKEIAEKRFSSFHTVNTHRKNIFRKLGVNNVHEATKYALRAGLVDSAEYYI; encoded by the coding sequence ATGAAGATTCTATTAGCAGACAAACAGGATATTACAAGAGCCGGATTGAGCTATGTGATCAGTAAGATGGAGGGGTTGGAAACCCGGACCGTCGAAGACAAGGCAGACCTGCTGCTTGCCTTGAGGGAGAATGAGGATACGGTCGTAATACTCGACTACACCCTTTTCGACATCAATGATGCTGCCGAGTTACTTATTTTAAACCAGCGTTTCCCATACACGCGCTGGCTACTGTTCAGTGAGGATTTAAGTACCGATTTCGTTAAGATTCTCATCGCCAGCAGTACGCAGTTCAGCGTAGTGCTGAAGGAGTGTTCGCTAATGGAACTCAAGGAGGCGATACGTTTTTGTGTGGCAAGCAACCGTTTTGTCTGCCAGCGCATGATGGAGGTTCTTCTGGCTCCGAAACAGGAGGAGCAGGAGAAAATTAACCTCACCAAGACCGAGACAGAGATTCTGAAGGACATTGCGCTGGGAATGACGACGAAAGAAATAGCCGAGAAGCGCTTTTCCAGCTTCCATACGGTCAATACCCACCGCAAGAACATCTTCCGCAAGCTGGGCGTAAACAACGTTCACGAGGCTACGAAATATGCGCTGAGAGCCGGTTTGGTTGATTCGGCAGAATATTATATTTAA